The DNA region TTTATTCCTTGTCATCGCCATTTCATAAACTTTTACTAAACCAGTTATACCTCCAATATTTAATATATCAGGCTGCAAAATATCTGGATTAGCTATATCCATAAGATCCCTAAATCTATATGGATTGGGTTCTTGTTCACCAGTAGATACTGAGCATTCTAAAGCATCAACAACTTGTCTAAGTCCTTGATAATCATATTCAGGAAGAGGTTCTTCAAAATGAGCAATACCTAAATCTTGAAATTTTTTACCTTGTTCAATCGCTGTAGGAACTGAATATCCACAATTTGCATCAAAACTGAGATCTATATCATCTGGTAGGAATTCTCTACATTTTTTAAATAAACTAAAATCTTTTTTAGGATCTGAGTCTTGTCTAAAAGATCTCCAATCCATTCTTATCTTAAAGGCCTTATAACCTTTTTCATAACCTAACTTAACATCTTCTAACATTTCTTCTGGGCTTTTTCTCCATCCACTTCCTCTACTCCAATACAAAGGAATTTCAGTTCTTGCAGCTCCACCAAGAAGTTGATATACAGGTAAACCAGCTGCTTTTCCTGCTAAATCCCATAGTGCAACATCAACAGTACCAACAACTTGAGGTAAAACTTTAGTAGCTAAGCCAGGC from Dehalococcoidia bacterium includes:
- a CDS encoding mandelate racemase/muconate lactonizing enzyme family protein, with the translated sequence MKITDIKINLIEGANTQDAQQFVGGNSKVILRIDTDEGVYGLSEGGRNYNLYKAYLDEVIKPLLIGIDPRDPKIIWEMLTHGTGPGLATKVLPQVVGTVDVALWDLAGKAAGLPVYQLLGGAARTEIPLYWSRGSGWRKSPEEMLEDVKLGYEKGYKAFKIRMDWRSFRQDSDPKKDFSLFKKCREFLPDDIDLSFDANCGYSVPTAIEQGKKFQDLGIAHFEEPLPEYDYQGLRQVVDALECSVSTGEQEPNPYRFRDLMDIANPDILQPDILNIGGITGLVKVYEMAMTRNKIIMPHCPQAGLNLIGSLHAYSTVTNAVRPHEFSEEFTGPVENVAKLFKEPIVPENGKIILSDKPGLGLEYDEEELNKVIKI